From the Haemophilus parainfluenzae genome, the window AGGAGCATTTTTGTTTTGTCCAATGGCATCATCACGCATGATGACATCATAATTCCCAAAATCTTTGGTATTTTTGACCGCGCTTTGACTTTGTTGTTGTGTGGTTTTTGGGGCGGGTTTGGTGTCTTTTTTGTGTTCAGTGAAATATTGCCAAATACTAAATGCGGCAAGGGCAATAAGGGAAAGAGTGGAAACCTGTTTTTTCATAAAAATCCTGTTTAAATTTTGTCAATTTTGCTTTTGTCGGCTATAATTCGCCGCTTTCTCATATAAAGGAATGGTATGGCGTTACTGATCACAAATAAATGCACAAACTGCGATATGTGTCTCCCCGAATGTCCGAATGAAGCAATTTCAATCGGCGAGGAGATCTATGTGATCGATCCTGTACTTTGTACGGAATGTGTTGGTCATTATGACACGCCAACTTGCCAAAAAGTTTGCCCGATTACAAACTGCATCAAGCCAGATCCTG encodes:
- a CDS encoding YfhL family 4Fe-4S dicluster ferredoxin; amino-acid sequence: MALLITNKCTNCDMCLPECPNEAISIGEEIYVIDPVLCTECVGHYDTPTCQKVCPITNCIKPDPEHQESEEQLWERFVMIHHSDKL